The Macaca fascicularis isolate 582-1 chromosome 1, T2T-MFA8v1.1 genome includes a window with the following:
- the ID3 gene encoding protein FAM219A encodes MKALSPVRGCYEAVCCLSERSLAIARGRGKGPAAEEPLSLLDDMNHCYSRLRELVPGVPRGTQLSQVEILQRVIDYILDLQVVLAEPVPGPPDSPHLPIQTAELAPELVISNDKRSFCH; translated from the exons ATGAAGGCGCTGAGCCCGGTGCGCGGCTGCTACGAGGCAGTGTGCTGTCTGTCTGAACGCAGTCTGGCCATCGCCCGGGGCCGAGGCAAGGGCCCGGCAGCCGAGGAGCCGCTGAGCCTGCTGGACGACATGAACCACTGCTACTCCCGCCTGCGGGAACTGGTACCTGGAGTCCCGAGAGGCACTCAGCTTAGCCAGGTGGAAATCCTACAGCGCGTCATCGACTACATCCTCGACCTGCAGGTGGTCCTGGCCGAGCCAGTCCCAGGACCCCCGGACAGCCCTCATCTCCCCATCCAG ACAGCCGAACTCGCTCCGGAACTTGTCATCTCCAACGACAAAAGGAGCTTCTGCCACTGA
- the LOC141408644 gene encoding uncharacterized protein yields MPQAKPENLLPRSFPQRCFQGLSSAHSRTSPETAAPHRRLCGARAGAEPRPTWPGARRGGAEPSRPRLRPAPPLPAGPPSPAGPGGRSQVFVGARMSELWLRSGSGSLRSLRAGLAAHPEPRGAPAALPAARPPGSQPPGLGGPRPSGVADPTALPLPPAALGPLQRRHTPTRFLPQPRGRPGSHPVPSFLRSFRQLAFLERLRRALHRAFPAFRVWPQARWAPPGSLCPLESRSPPPPLCSVRCFAQSRAI; encoded by the coding sequence ATGCCCCAGGCTAAACCTGAAAACCTCCTGCCGCGGTCTTTCCCGCAGCGCTGCTTCCAAGGGCTCTCCTCTGCCCACTCCCGGACCTCCCCGGAGACAGCCGCTCCCCACCGGCGGCTCTGCGGCGCCCGGGCTGGGGCAGAGCCTCGGCCCACGTGGCCCGGAGCCCGGCGGGGCGGAGCGGAGCCGAGCCGGCCCCGCctccgccccgcccctcccctcccgGCGGGCCCCCCCTCCCCCGCGGGCCCTGGGGGCCGCTCGCAGGTGTTCGTTGGCGCCCGGATGTCTGAGCTCTGGCTCCGCTCTGGCTCCGGCTCCCTCCGCAGCCTGCGGGCGGGGCTCGCAGCCCATCCGGAGCCTCGCGGCGCCCCCGCCGCTCTGCCAGCAGCGCGGCCTCCCGGTTCCCAGCCTCCCGGCCTGGGGGGCCCCCGACCCAGCGGAGTCGCTGACCCCACTGCTCTCCCGCTGCCCCCAGCTGCGCTTGGGCCGCTGCAGCGTCGGCACACCCCCACCcgcttcctgccccagcctcgaGGCCGCCCTGGTTCCCACccggttccttccttccttcgttctttCAGGCAACTCGCATTCCTCGAGCGCCTGCGACGTGCCCTGCACAGGGCCTTCCCGGCCTTCCGAGTGTGGCCCCAGGCCCGCTGGGCTCCTCCGGGAAGCCTCTGCCCTCTCGAGTCTCGTTCCCCACCTCCGCCCCTGTGTTCCGTGAGGTGCTTCGCTCAGAGTCGAGCAATTTAA